The genomic DNA CGATCGTGCGCGGCGAGACCATCAACGCGATCTGGTTCGTCTTCGCGGCGGTCTGCTCGTACTTCATCGGCTACCGCTTCTACTCGAAGGTCATCGAGCGCTACCTCACCAAGCCCGACGACCGGCGCGCGACCCCCGCCGAGCGCGAGAGCGACGGCAAGGACTTCGTGCCCACCGACCGGCGCGTGCTCTACGGCCACCACTTCGCCGCGATCGCAGGCGCCGGCCCGCTCGTCGGCCCGGTGCTCGCCGCCCAGATGGGGTACCTGCCCGGCACCCTCTGGATCATCGTCGGCGTGATCTTCGCCGGCGCGGTGCAGGACTACACGGTGCTGTTCTTCTCGATGCGCCGCGGCGGCCGCACCATCGGCCAGATGGCCCGCGACGAACTCGGCCGCATCGGCGGCACCGCCGCGATCGTCGCCGCGCTGCTCATCATGGTGATCATCGTCGCGATCCTCGCGCTCGTCGTCGTGAACGCCCTCGGGGAGAGCCCGTGGGGCGTGTTCAGCGTGTCGATGACGATCCCGATCGCGCTGCTCATGGGCGTCTACCTGCGATACCTCCGCCCCGGCAGGATCACCGAGGTCTCCCTCATCGGGTTCGCGCTGCTCATGCTCGCGATCATCGGCGGCGGCTGGGTCGCCTCCACCGAGTGGGGCTACGCGGCCTTCCACCTCGACCGCACCACGATCGCCTGGGGCATCATCGTCTACGGCTTCATCGCCGCGATCCTGCCGGTGTGGCTGCTGCTGGCGCCGCGCGACTACCTGTCGACGTTCATGAAGATCGGCGTCATCGTCATGCTCGCCGGCGCGATCGTGCTCGTGCGCCCCGAGATCACGGTGCCGGCCATCAGCGAGTTCGCCGGCGGCGAGCTCGGCCCGGTCTTCAGCGGCCCGCTGTTCCCGTTCCTGTTCGTCACGATCGCGTGCGGCGCGCTCAGCGGATTCCATGCCCTCATCTCGTCGGGCACCACGCCGAAGCTCATCGAGAAGGAGCGTCAGACCCGCTTCATCGGCTACGGCGGCATGCTCATGGAGTCGTTCGTGGCGATCATGGCCCTGGTCGCGGCGCTCACGCTCGATCGCGGCCTCTTCTTCGCGATGAACTCGTCGGCGGCCGCGACGGGCGGCACCGTCGAGGGCGCGGTCGCGTTCGTGAACTCCCTCGGGCTCACCGGCGTGAACCTCACGCCCGACCAGCTCACCTCGGCCGCCTCGGCGGTCGGCGAAGAGACGATCATCTCCCGAACGGGCGGTGCCCCGACCCTCGCGCTCGGGCTGTCGAACATCATGTCCCAGCTCATCGGCGGCTCCGCGCTCGCGGGGTTCTGGTACCACTTCGCGATCATGTTCGAGGCGCTGTTCATCCTCACCGCCGTCGACGCCGGCACCCGGGTCGCCCGGTTCATGCTGCAGGACTCGATCGGCAACGTCGTGCCCCGGTTCAAGGACACGGGCTGGCGGCCCGGCGTCTGGATCACGACCGCGATCATGGTCGCCGCCTGGGGTGCGATCCTGCTGATGGGCGTCACCGATCCGCTCGGCGGCATCAACACGCTGTTCCCGTTGTTCGGCATCGCGAACCAGCTGCTCGCCGCGATCGCGCTGGCGGTCGTGATGACGATCGTCGCCAAGCGCGGGGCGTTCCGGTGGCTGTGGATCGTGGCGGTGCCGCTGGCGTTCACCGCGGTCGTGACGATCGCGGCGTCGCTGTTCAAGATCTTCTCGCCGGTGCCCGCGGTGGG from Agromyces larvae includes the following:
- a CDS encoding carbon starvation CstA family protein, with translation MTRTPSGPAAPPADELDQDPSLPPVAVPEAELERERTWTPGRIALWAAIALLGGVAWTMIAIVRGETINAIWFVFAAVCSYFIGYRFYSKVIERYLTKPDDRRATPAERESDGKDFVPTDRRVLYGHHFAAIAGAGPLVGPVLAAQMGYLPGTLWIIVGVIFAGAVQDYTVLFFSMRRGGRTIGQMARDELGRIGGTAAIVAALLIMVIIVAILALVVVNALGESPWGVFSVSMTIPIALLMGVYLRYLRPGRITEVSLIGFALLMLAIIGGGWVASTEWGYAAFHLDRTTIAWGIIVYGFIAAILPVWLLLAPRDYLSTFMKIGVIVMLAGAIVLVRPEITVPAISEFAGGELGPVFSGPLFPFLFVTIACGALSGFHALISSGTTPKLIEKERQTRFIGYGGMLMESFVAIMALVAALTLDRGLFFAMNSSAAATGGTVEGAVAFVNSLGLTGVNLTPDQLTSAASAVGEETIISRTGGAPTLALGLSNIMSQLIGGSALAGFWYHFAIMFEALFILTAVDAGTRVARFMLQDSIGNVVPRFKDTGWRPGVWITTAIMVAAWGAILLMGVTDPLGGINTLFPLFGIANQLLAAIALAVVMTIVAKRGAFRWLWIVAVPLAFTAVVTIAASLFKIFSPVPAVGYWANHVAFRDALAAGETSFGTAKTVEAMEAVVRNTFIQGTLSIIFVTLSVIVIIAAVAVTVRAFRDGGGVDTEDAAVPSHRFAPAGLFATRAEQAIEAQWAALPAELRPVERAGH